GAAGGCCTCACATGACCTCGCCGGCAAACCCCTCCCCCATCCGAAAAACTTCGCCACTGGACAGTGTAACACCTGTAACACCTTGGCCTCCCCGCGCCCTTGTGTTGCAGGCACGAAACGCTAGATAGGGCGCACACGCAACGCGCAGGAAGCGAGCAGCAAATGGCCACCTTCACCCTCCCCAAGAACAGCCGCATCAAGCAGGGCGATAGCTATCGCACGGAAGGGGCCACGCGGACGAAAAGCTTCAAGATCTATCGCTACGATCCGGAAAGCGGCGAAAACCCGCGCTATGACACCTTCGAGATCGACCTCGACGATTGCGGCCCGATGGTGCTGGACGCCCTGTTCAAGATCAAGAACGACATGGATCCGACGCTGACCTTCCGCCGCTCCTGCCGCGAAGGCATCTGCGGGTCATGCTCCATGAACCTCAACGGCAAGAACGGCCTGGCCTGCACCACTGCGATCGAGGACCTGAAGGGCGAAATCCGCATCACGCCGCTGCCGCACATGGAAGTGATCAAGGACCTCGTCCCCGATTTCACGCACTTCTACGCGCAGTATGCCTCCATCCGCCCCTGGCTGCAGACCGTCACCCCCACCCCCAGCGGCAAGGAACGCCTGCAATCGCCGGA
This genomic interval from Paraurantiacibacter namhicola contains the following:
- a CDS encoding succinate dehydrogenase iron-sulfur subunit; its protein translation is MATFTLPKNSRIKQGDSYRTEGATRTKSFKIYRYDPESGENPRYDTFEIDLDDCGPMVLDALFKIKNDMDPTLTFRRSCREGICGSCSMNLNGKNGLACTTAIEDLKGEIRITPLPHMEVIKDLVPDFTHFYAQYASIRPWLQTVTPTPSGKERLQSPEQREKLDGLYECILCACCSTSCPSYWWNSDKFLGPAILLQAYRWLADSRDEMTGERLDDLEDPFRLYRCHTIMNCANACPKGLSPAKAIAETKKMMAERHV